A window of the Serratia sarumanii genome harbors these coding sequences:
- a CDS encoding YkgB family protein → MMLATWLRRFQRSNGDVIFMRAALVVIFAAFGYAKWFDYEAQGLVPLIGNSPLLSWMHQAFGIRGASYALGVAEWSFGLLLLAGFWSRRLGLLGAIGSTVTYLTTLTLIFSTPGAWEPSAGGFPAMAGATSFLIKDLVLLAGSLVLLKADLPAEQA, encoded by the coding sequence ATGATGCTGGCGACATGGCTGCGGCGCTTTCAGCGCTCGAACGGGGACGTTATCTTTATGCGCGCGGCGCTGGTGGTGATCTTCGCCGCCTTCGGCTACGCCAAATGGTTTGATTACGAGGCGCAGGGGCTGGTGCCGCTGATCGGCAACAGCCCGCTGCTGAGCTGGATGCATCAGGCGTTCGGCATCCGCGGCGCCAGCTATGCGCTGGGCGTCGCTGAGTGGAGCTTCGGTTTGCTGCTGCTGGCGGGATTCTGGTCGCGGCGGCTGGGGTTGCTGGGGGCGATCGGTTCGACGGTGACCTACCTGACCACGCTGACGCTGATATTTTCCACGCCGGGTGCCTGGGAGCCTTCCGCCGGCGGTTTTCCGGCCATGGCCGGCGCCACCAGCTTTTTGATCAAGGATCTGGTGTTGCTGGCCGGTTCCCTGGTGCTGCTGAAAGCCGATTTGCCGGCCGAGCAGGCATAA
- a CDS encoding pentapeptide MXKDX repeat protein has protein sequence MKKLFAMMMCSALMLGVAGANAADGMSKDAMEKDGMSQMSHDGMAKDGMKKECMGKECMKKDKMGKDAMKKDGMAKDGMAKDGMKKDEMKKDAMGH, from the coding sequence ATGAAAAAGTTATTCGCAATGATGATGTGCAGCGCGCTGATGCTGGGCGTAGCCGGCGCCAACGCCGCTGATGGCATGAGCAAAGACGCGATGGAAAAGGACGGCATGAGCCAGATGTCGCACGACGGCATGGCGAAAGATGGGATGAAGAAAGAGTGCATGGGCAAGGAGTGCATGAAGAAAGACAAGATGGGCAAAGACGCCATGAAAAAGGATGGCATGGCGAAAGACGGTATGGCCAAAGACGGCATGAAGAAAGACGAAATGAAGAAGGACGCGATGGGGCACTAA
- a CDS encoding response regulator transcription factor, protein MDKPKRILIVEDDGDIAELLQLHLRDEGYAISHAADGNRGMAMLEQGGWDALILDLMLPGVDGLEICRRARTMTRYTPIIIISARSSEVHRVLGLELGADDYLAKPFSMLELVARVKALFRRQEAMSRNLRMDAGVLSFNDLTIDPIAREVHLHQQPVELTPREFDLLYFFARHPGQVFSRLSLLNQVWGYQHEGYEHTVNTHINRLRIKIERNPAEPERILTVWGMGYKFAAAPQE, encoded by the coding sequence ATGGACAAGCCAAAACGAATTTTGATCGTCGAGGACGACGGCGACATCGCCGAACTGCTGCAGCTGCATCTGCGCGACGAGGGTTACGCCATCAGCCACGCCGCCGACGGCAACCGGGGCATGGCGATGCTGGAACAGGGCGGCTGGGACGCCCTCATCCTCGATCTGATGCTGCCGGGCGTGGACGGATTGGAAATTTGCCGCCGGGCGCGCACCATGACGCGCTACACGCCGATCATCATCATCAGCGCGCGCTCCAGCGAGGTACACCGCGTGCTGGGGCTGGAACTGGGCGCCGACGACTATCTGGCCAAGCCCTTCTCCATGCTGGAGCTGGTGGCACGGGTCAAGGCGCTGTTCCGCCGCCAGGAAGCGATGAGCCGCAACCTGCGCATGGACGCCGGCGTGCTCAGTTTCAACGATCTGACCATCGATCCCATCGCCCGCGAAGTGCACCTGCACCAGCAGCCGGTCGAGCTGACGCCGCGCGAATTCGACCTGCTGTACTTTTTCGCCCGCCACCCGGGCCAGGTGTTCTCGCGCCTGAGCCTGTTGAATCAGGTCTGGGGCTATCAGCACGAGGGGTATGAGCACACCGTCAACACCCATATCAACCGGCTGCGCATCAAGATAGAGCGCAACCCGGCGGAACCCGAGCGCATCCTCACGGTGTGGGGCATGGGCTATAAATTCGCGGCCGCGCCGCAAGAGTGA
- a CDS encoding ATP-binding protein: protein MKNLTLAQRLTLIFALLIVIGCAFSGWMQVRSSTQYSQAVIQRLSGNLAQHIADSNPLLGVNGPDPQAVHTLFDQLMAVNPSVEVYLLDKQGTIIGNAAPAGHLKRQRVALPPLQALLGGAPMPVYGDDPRSADGRKVFSVAPLKVDGRIEGYLYVVLLGEEYTALASNAQFNSAVRMALWTSGLMVLFSLLAGGLAFYWVTRPIRRLTRQVSALDSGGIEAVQAYASLPAVRAGRDEVSQLQQAFHRMAQRLAEQWQTLAQQDRLRREFIANVSHDLRTPLTSLHGYLETLSVKAATLSEADRQRYLEIALAQSRKVGKLAQELFELARLEYGVVKPQKEPFSLSELLQDVFQKFELAAEARNQRLHADIAPGIPPVFADLSMIERVLTNLLDNAIRHTPPGGDIGVRLWRQDDRVMVQVSDSGPGIPQTLRADLFVRPSVLSGARRPSGGLGLMIVRRILQLHDSDIQLIEQVQSGACFRFAIPPR, encoded by the coding sequence ATGAAAAACCTTACGTTAGCGCAACGCCTCACGCTGATCTTCGCGCTGCTGATCGTCATCGGCTGCGCCTTTTCCGGCTGGATGCAGGTGCGCAGCAGCACCCAGTACAGCCAGGCGGTGATCCAGCGCCTGTCCGGCAACCTGGCGCAGCATATTGCCGACAGCAACCCGCTGCTGGGGGTGAACGGGCCGGATCCGCAGGCGGTGCATACCCTGTTCGATCAGCTGATGGCGGTGAATCCCAGCGTTGAGGTTTACCTGCTCGACAAACAGGGCACGATTATCGGCAACGCCGCGCCGGCCGGGCATCTGAAGCGGCAGCGGGTCGCGCTGCCGCCGCTGCAGGCGCTGCTCGGTGGCGCGCCGATGCCGGTGTATGGCGACGATCCGCGCAGCGCGGACGGGCGCAAGGTGTTCAGCGTCGCGCCGCTAAAGGTTGATGGCCGGATCGAAGGCTATCTGTACGTGGTGCTGCTCGGCGAAGAGTACACGGCGCTGGCCAGCAACGCCCAGTTCAACTCGGCGGTCAGGATGGCGCTGTGGACCTCCGGGCTGATGGTGCTGTTCAGCCTGCTGGCCGGCGGTTTGGCGTTTTATTGGGTGACGCGCCCTATCCGTCGCCTGACCCGGCAGGTCAGCGCGCTGGACAGCGGCGGCATCGAGGCGGTGCAGGCCTACGCATCGCTGCCGGCGGTCAGGGCCGGGCGCGACGAAGTCAGCCAGCTGCAGCAGGCCTTCCACCGCATGGCGCAGCGCCTTGCCGAACAGTGGCAAACGCTGGCGCAGCAGGATCGGCTGCGGCGCGAGTTCATCGCCAACGTCTCGCACGATCTGCGCACCCCGCTCACCTCGCTGCACGGCTATCTGGAGACGCTGTCGGTCAAAGCCGCCACCCTGAGCGAAGCCGATCGGCAGCGCTACCTGGAGATCGCGCTGGCGCAGAGCCGCAAGGTGGGCAAGCTGGCGCAGGAGCTGTTCGAGCTGGCGCGGCTGGAGTATGGCGTGGTGAAACCGCAGAAAGAGCCCTTCTCCCTCAGCGAGCTGTTGCAGGACGTGTTCCAAAAGTTCGAGCTGGCGGCGGAGGCGCGCAACCAGCGGCTGCACGCCGACATCGCCCCCGGCATTCCGCCGGTGTTCGCCGATCTCAGCATGATTGAGCGGGTGCTGACCAACCTGTTGGACAACGCCATTCGCCATACGCCGCCCGGCGGCGACATCGGCGTGCGGCTGTGGCGGCAGGACGATCGGGTGATGGTGCAGGTCAGCGACAGCGGCCCCGGTATTCCGCAGACGCTGCGCGCCGATCTGTTCGTGCGCCCGTCTGTCCTGAGCGGCGCCCGGCGCCCTTCCGGCGGGCTGGGGTTGATGATCGTGCGGCGCATTTTGCAGCTGCACGACAGCGATATTCAGCTGATCGAACAAGTGCAAAGCGGTGCCTGTTTCCGGTTTGCCATTCCGCCGCGTTAA
- a CDS encoding fimbria/pilus periplasmic chaperone codes for MLIGLLCLSFPFTAAAINVGTLTFAMDQDRSFTAKRVLNNNRSARLYQVSIRAIDRPGEREVRSRLADGELLFAPRQLTLQAGQAEYYKFFYRGPQDNRERYYRVSFREVPTRLFEPGPRRGAGVNLEPIVVMDTILVVRPRQVNFAYRLDTQRGTLTNTGNTYFKFLLKPGCNSTDEEGVTEYLRPGDTLTHAGIRLKGQKFIIYNDKFISVDRSCLD; via the coding sequence ATGCTGATAGGGTTGCTGTGTTTGTCCTTCCCCTTTACCGCCGCTGCAATCAATGTCGGCACCCTGACGTTTGCCATGGATCAGGATCGCTCATTCACCGCCAAGCGGGTGTTGAATAACAACCGCAGCGCGCGCCTGTATCAGGTGAGCATTCGCGCCATCGATCGGCCGGGAGAGCGCGAGGTGCGCAGCCGGCTGGCGGATGGCGAACTGCTGTTCGCGCCGCGCCAGCTGACTCTGCAGGCCGGGCAGGCGGAGTACTACAAGTTTTTCTACCGCGGGCCGCAGGATAATCGCGAGCGTTATTACCGGGTGTCATTTCGCGAAGTGCCGACCCGATTGTTCGAGCCGGGGCCGCGTCGGGGCGCCGGGGTCAACCTGGAGCCGATCGTGGTGATGGACACCATTCTGGTGGTGCGCCCGCGTCAGGTAAACTTTGCCTATCGGCTCGATACCCAGCGCGGTACGCTCACCAACACCGGCAACACCTACTTCAAGTTCCTGCTCAAGCCGGGCTGCAACAGCACGGATGAAGAGGGCGTCACCGAATACCTGCGCCCCGGCGATACGCTGACCCATGCCGGTATTCGGCTGAAGGGGCAGAAATTCATTATCTATAACGACAAATTTATCAGCGTCGATCGCAGCTGCCTCGATTAA
- the ecpD gene encoding fimbrial adhesin EcpD → MRANVALLLLALVTPALQAAVSQTNWPDAAVMKFVFVENNADDNFFVTPAGGLDPRMTGANKWTGLKYGGSGTIYQQSLGYVDNGYNTGLNANWRYDMWLENAPIKNPFLGLRCINWYAGCNMDTSLILPQTTDEKGFYGAVVTPGGAKWMHGMMSPSFYQYLKQMAAGDAFSMQINGCQTSVAYDAAAGGRCQDQASGSWYKRTVTHSKAAHLRFINTNAVSEVFVNSDGVPIIGEGNADCKNQTIGARSGIMCKMVSYDLQTDGSVSNTSIHVFPAINHAVLSSAVNAADLQFSLNGNTWKNTSGTGSYYTFNELKSSNAVYVFFSSNFFKQMVALGISDSGTRDLINFRFQNTTSPESGWYEFSTSNQLIIKPRDFSISIISDDYDNSPHREGYVGPTEPALEFGYLVTTSGKTAADQVRVMATGPTRAINGVNYCLFSSADNSTQVPFPATLGITTSTNGQQSFAAGCDGQWHDMTNALWSSTPWNDISGEVGVLNKTRVTFSIPMNNPISLRTVDGNGWYGDVSAAGEIHVEATWRNIN, encoded by the coding sequence ATGAGAGCTAACGTTGCGCTGTTGTTGTTGGCGCTGGTCACCCCCGCGCTGCAGGCGGCGGTCAGCCAGACCAACTGGCCGGATGCGGCGGTAATGAAATTTGTCTTCGTGGAGAACAACGCCGACGACAACTTTTTCGTTACGCCGGCCGGCGGGCTGGATCCGCGCATGACCGGCGCCAACAAGTGGACCGGGCTGAAATACGGCGGTTCCGGCACTATCTATCAGCAGAGCCTGGGGTACGTGGACAATGGTTACAACACGGGGCTGAATGCCAACTGGCGCTATGACATGTGGCTGGAAAATGCGCCGATAAAGAATCCGTTCCTCGGCTTGCGTTGCATCAACTGGTATGCCGGTTGCAATATGGATACCAGCTTGATTCTGCCGCAGACCACCGACGAAAAGGGATTTTACGGCGCCGTGGTCACGCCCGGCGGCGCAAAATGGATGCACGGCATGATGTCGCCGAGCTTCTATCAGTATCTGAAGCAGATGGCGGCGGGTGACGCTTTCAGCATGCAGATCAACGGTTGCCAAACGTCGGTGGCTTACGACGCCGCGGCCGGCGGCCGCTGCCAGGATCAGGCCAGCGGCAGCTGGTACAAGCGCACCGTCACGCACAGCAAGGCGGCGCACCTGCGCTTTATCAATACCAACGCCGTATCGGAGGTGTTCGTCAACAGCGATGGGGTGCCGATCATCGGCGAGGGCAATGCCGATTGCAAGAACCAGACTATCGGCGCCCGCTCGGGCATCATGTGCAAGATGGTCAGCTATGATTTGCAGACCGACGGCAGCGTCAGCAATACCTCGATTCATGTTTTCCCGGCGATTAACCATGCGGTGCTGTCATCCGCGGTGAACGCCGCCGACCTGCAGTTCAGTCTGAACGGCAACACCTGGAAAAACACGTCGGGCACCGGCAGCTACTATACCTTTAACGAACTGAAGAGCAGCAATGCCGTCTATGTGTTCTTCTCCAGTAACTTCTTCAAACAGATGGTTGCGCTGGGGATTTCCGACAGCGGCACCCGCGATCTGATCAATTTCCGTTTTCAGAACACCACCTCGCCGGAGTCGGGATGGTATGAGTTTTCCACCTCAAACCAGCTGATTATCAAGCCGCGCGATTTCAGCATCAGCATTATTTCCGATGATTACGACAACAGCCCTCATCGTGAAGGTTATGTCGGCCCGACGGAGCCGGCGCTGGAGTTCGGCTACCTGGTGACTACCAGCGGCAAAACCGCCGCCGATCAGGTGAGGGTGATGGCGACCGGGCCGACTCGGGCGATCAACGGGGTGAACTATTGCCTCTTTTCTTCCGCGGATAACAGTACCCAGGTGCCGTTTCCCGCCACCCTCGGCATCACCACCAGCACCAACGGCCAGCAGAGCTTCGCCGCCGGCTGCGATGGCCAGTGGCACGACATGACCAATGCGCTCTGGAGCAGCACCCCGTGGAATGATATTTCCGGCGAAGTGGGGGTGCTGAACAAGACCCGCGTGACCTTTAGTATTCCGATGAATAATCCGATCTCGCTGAGAACCGTCGACGGCAACGGTTGGTACGGCGACGTCAGCGCCGCCGGTGAAATTCATGTCGAAGCCACCTGGCGCAACATCAATTGA
- a CDS encoding cytochrome b/b6 domain-containing protein → MNLTLTPEQRQTVHPLWLRLTHWLNALAMLIMVTSGWRIYNASPLFNFSFLNELTLGGWLGGALQWHFAGMWLFGVNGLCYLLINLASGRFKRKYWPLSPRQFLADIGAALRGRLQHADLRHYNMVQRVAYLSVMILGVMSALSGLVLWKSVQFPLLRTLLGGYEAARYIHFFAMSALVAFVAIHLVMVALVPRTLLAMLRGR, encoded by the coding sequence ATGAACCTCACTCTCACCCCGGAACAACGACAGACGGTGCATCCGCTGTGGCTGCGGTTGACGCACTGGCTGAATGCGCTGGCGATGCTGATCATGGTGACCAGCGGCTGGCGCATCTACAACGCCTCGCCGCTGTTCAACTTCAGCTTTCTCAATGAGCTGACGCTCGGCGGCTGGCTGGGCGGCGCGCTGCAGTGGCACTTCGCCGGCATGTGGCTGTTCGGCGTCAACGGGCTGTGCTACCTGCTGATCAACCTGGCCAGCGGGCGTTTCAAACGCAAATATTGGCCGCTCAGCCCACGGCAGTTTCTCGCCGATATAGGCGCCGCGCTGCGCGGCAGGCTGCAACACGCCGACCTGCGCCACTACAACATGGTGCAGCGCGTGGCCTATCTGTCGGTGATGATCCTCGGCGTGATGAGCGCGCTGTCCGGGCTGGTGCTGTGGAAATCGGTGCAGTTTCCGCTGCTGCGCACGCTGCTCGGCGGCTATGAGGCGGCGCGCTATATCCACTTTTTCGCCATGTCGGCGCTGGTGGCCTTCGTCGCGATTCACCTGGTGATGGTGGCGCTGGTGCCGCGCACGCTGCTGGCCATGCTGCGCGGACGCTAA
- the betB gene encoding betaine-aldehyde dehydrogenase → MSRFGLQKLYIHGAYVDSTAGKTFNAINPANGEVLAEVQAAGAEDVDRAVASAASGQKVWAAMTAMARSRILRRAVDILRERNDELAALETLDTGKAMSETTAVDIVTGADVLEYYAGLIPAIEGEQIPLRETSFVYTRREPLGVVAGIGAWNYPIQIALWKSAPALAAGNAMIFKPSEVTSLTALKLAEIYTEAGLPDGVFNVVTGSGAEVGQYLTDHPGIAKVSFTGGVKTGKKVMANASGSTLKEVTMELGGKSPLIIFDDADLDRAADIAMMANFYSSGQVCTNGTRVFVPAALQAQFEAKILERVKRIRLGDPTDPQTNFGPLVSFAHMESVLRFIESGKNSGARLLCGGERVTHGEFGKGAYVAPTVFSDCRDDMEIVREEIFGPVMSILSYQSEEEVVRRANDTTFGLAAGVVTNDLARAHRVIHQLEAGICWINTWGESAAEMPVGGYKQSGVGRENGLTTLEHYTQIKSVQVELGEYASVF, encoded by the coding sequence ATGTCCCGTTTTGGCTTGCAGAAGCTCTATATTCATGGCGCCTATGTAGACAGCACCGCTGGAAAAACCTTCAACGCCATCAACCCGGCGAACGGCGAAGTTCTGGCGGAAGTCCAGGCCGCCGGCGCTGAAGACGTCGATCGTGCGGTGGCCAGCGCGGCCAGCGGGCAGAAGGTGTGGGCGGCGATGACGGCGATGGCGCGTTCGCGCATCCTGCGCCGCGCGGTGGATATTCTGCGCGAGCGCAACGATGAGCTGGCGGCGCTGGAAACGCTGGATACCGGCAAAGCGATGTCGGAAACCACCGCGGTGGACATCGTCACCGGCGCCGACGTGCTGGAGTATTACGCCGGCCTGATCCCGGCCATTGAAGGCGAACAGATCCCGCTGCGCGAAACCTCATTCGTCTACACCCGCCGCGAACCGCTGGGCGTGGTGGCCGGCATCGGCGCCTGGAACTACCCGATTCAAATCGCGCTGTGGAAGTCCGCGCCGGCGCTGGCGGCGGGCAATGCGATGATCTTCAAGCCGAGCGAAGTCACCTCGTTGACGGCGTTGAAGCTGGCGGAAATTTACACCGAAGCCGGCCTGCCGGACGGCGTCTTCAACGTGGTGACCGGCAGCGGCGCGGAAGTTGGGCAGTACCTGACTGACCATCCGGGCATCGCCAAAGTCTCTTTCACCGGCGGGGTGAAAACCGGCAAGAAGGTGATGGCCAACGCGTCGGGGTCGACGCTGAAAGAAGTCACCATGGAGCTGGGCGGCAAGTCGCCGCTGATTATCTTCGACGACGCCGATCTGGATCGCGCCGCCGATATCGCCATGATGGCCAACTTCTACAGCTCCGGCCAGGTGTGCACCAACGGCACCCGCGTCTTCGTGCCGGCGGCGCTGCAGGCGCAGTTTGAGGCGAAAATCCTCGAGCGCGTGAAGCGCATTCGCCTCGGCGATCCGACCGATCCGCAGACCAACTTCGGGCCGCTGGTCAGCTTCGCGCACATGGAATCGGTGCTGCGCTTTATCGAAAGCGGCAAGAACAGCGGCGCGCGCCTGCTGTGCGGCGGCGAACGCGTCACCCACGGCGAATTCGGCAAGGGCGCTTACGTGGCGCCGACGGTATTCAGCGACTGCCGCGACGACATGGAAATCGTGCGCGAGGAGATCTTCGGGCCGGTGATGAGCATTCTCAGCTACCAGAGCGAAGAGGAAGTGGTGCGCCGCGCCAACGATACCACCTTCGGCCTGGCCGCGGGCGTGGTGACCAACGATCTGGCGCGCGCGCACCGCGTGATCCACCAACTGGAAGCCGGCATTTGCTGGATCAACACCTGGGGCGAGTCGGCGGCGGAAATGCCGGTCGGCGGCTACAAGCAGTCCGGCGTTGGCCGTGAGAACGGCCTGACTACGCTGGAACACTACACCCAGATCAAATCGGTGCAGGTTGAGCTGGGCGAATACGCCTCGGTATTCTGA
- a CDS encoding molybdopterin-dependent oxidoreductase — translation MEKDKQIMTIDEGQAIVKEAQRLLSASSRRRFLRNGLTLGGIAMLTGCDLSDNANVEQALSRMSRFNDRVQGWLFDGERLAPVYPESMITRPFPFNAFYAEEDAPDINGDDYRLEVAGLVQDKRAWSLPQLHRMAQVSQVTRHICVEGWSAIGKWGGVPFATFLKAIGADLSARYVSFKCADDYYTSIDMATALHPQTIIALTYDGQILPRKYGYPMKLRMPTKLGYKNPKHIQVIEVTNRFPGGYWEDQGYNWFGGS, via the coding sequence ATGGAAAAGGATAAACAGATCATGACGATCGATGAAGGGCAGGCGATCGTCAAAGAAGCGCAGCGGCTGTTGAGCGCGTCATCCCGCCGCCGCTTTCTGCGCAATGGCCTGACGCTGGGCGGCATCGCCATGCTCACCGGCTGCGATCTCAGCGACAACGCCAACGTCGAACAGGCACTTAGCCGCATGTCGCGCTTCAACGATCGGGTGCAGGGCTGGCTGTTCGACGGCGAGCGCCTGGCGCCGGTCTACCCGGAATCGATGATCACCCGGCCGTTTCCGTTCAACGCTTTCTACGCCGAGGAGGACGCGCCGGACATCAACGGCGACGACTACCGGCTGGAGGTGGCGGGACTGGTGCAGGACAAACGCGCCTGGAGCCTGCCGCAGCTGCACCGGATGGCGCAGGTCAGCCAGGTGACGCGCCATATCTGTGTCGAGGGCTGGAGCGCCATCGGCAAGTGGGGCGGCGTGCCGTTCGCGACCTTTCTCAAGGCGATTGGCGCGGATCTGAGCGCCCGCTACGTCAGCTTCAAATGCGCCGACGACTACTACACCAGCATCGACATGGCCACCGCGCTGCATCCGCAGACGATTATCGCGCTGACTTATGACGGCCAGATCTTGCCGCGCAAGTACGGCTACCCGATGAAGCTGCGCATGCCGACCAAGCTGGGCTACAAGAACCCGAAACACATTCAGGTGATCGAGGTCACCAACCGCTTCCCGGGCGGTTACTGGGAAGACCAGGGCTACAACTGGTTTGGCGGCAGCTGA
- the betI gene encoding transcriptional regulator BetI has product MPKVGMQPIRRQQLIDATLAAVNEVGMHDATIAQIARRAGVSNGIISHYFKDKNGLLEATMRYLISHLGEAVKLRLQALTDNSPAARLQAIVAGNFDDSQINSAAMKTWLAFWASSLHQPQLNRLQQVNGRRLYSNLCAEFRRVMPQPQARLAAKGLAALIDGLWLRSALRGSAFNQAQALALTTEYITFQLRGQTPPGG; this is encoded by the coding sequence ATGCCAAAGGTAGGAATGCAGCCAATCAGAAGGCAGCAGTTGATTGATGCCACGCTCGCCGCGGTAAACGAAGTGGGAATGCATGACGCCACCATCGCGCAGATCGCGCGGCGGGCCGGCGTTTCCAACGGCATCATCAGCCATTATTTCAAGGACAAGAACGGCCTGCTGGAAGCCACGATGCGCTATCTGATCAGCCATCTGGGCGAGGCGGTGAAGCTGCGTTTGCAGGCGCTGACCGATAACAGCCCGGCGGCGCGGCTGCAGGCGATCGTCGCCGGCAACTTCGACGACAGCCAGATCAATAGCGCGGCGATGAAGACCTGGCTGGCCTTTTGGGCCAGCAGTCTGCACCAACCGCAGCTCAACCGGCTGCAGCAGGTGAACGGCCGCCGGCTCTATTCCAACCTGTGCGCCGAGTTTCGCCGCGTCATGCCGCAGCCGCAGGCGCGGTTGGCGGCCAAGGGGCTGGCGGCGCTGATCGACGGACTGTGGCTGCGCAGCGCGCTGCGCGGCTCGGCGTTCAATCAGGCGCAGGCGCTGGCGCTCACGACCGAATACATCACGTTCCAACTCCGGGGGCAGACGCCGCCCGGAGGATAA
- a CDS encoding choline transporter has product MTTRETSSKPQQDRLNPVVFFTSAGLILAFSLMTIFFTDFSGQWITRTLNWVSTTFGWYYLLAATLYIVFVVFIAASRFGSIKLGPEQSKPEFSLMSWAAMLFAAGIGIDLMFFSVAEPVTQYMMPPEGDAQTLEAARQAMVWTLFHYGLTGWSMYALMGIALGYFSYRYNLPLTIRSALYPIFGKRINGPIGHSVDIAAVLGTIFGIATTLGIGVVQLNYGLKVLFEIPENLTVQGSLILLSVIMATISVTSGVNKGIRILSELNVLLALGLILFVLFFGDTEFLLNALVLNVGDYINRFMGMTLNSFAFDRPVEWMNNWTLFFWAWWVAWSPFVGLFLARISRGRTIRQFVVGTLIIPFVFTLLWLSIFGNSALYQIIHGNAEFAQEVMQFPERGFYSLLAQYPGFTFSASVATITGLLFYVTSADSGSLVLGNFTSRLADINNDAPNWLRIFWSVAIGLLTIGMLMTDGVPALQKTTVIMGLPFSFVIFFVMAGLYKSLRVEDYRKASALSTLAPVPVSSHDVLNWKQRLSRVMNYPGTQYTQKMLDKVCRPAMQDVARELELRGAKVEFSEVPPTEDERLNHLELLVHLGEEQNFIYQIWPMRYSVPGFTYRARSGKSHYYRLETFLMEGTQGNDLMDYSKEQVIGDILDQYEKHLNFLHIHREAPGGTLTFPDM; this is encoded by the coding sequence ATGACAACACGCGAAACCTCCTCCAAACCGCAGCAGGACCGCCTCAACCCTGTGGTTTTCTTCACCTCGGCGGGGCTGATCCTGGCCTTCTCGCTGATGACCATCTTTTTCACCGACTTCTCCGGGCAGTGGATCACCCGCACGCTGAATTGGGTGTCGACCACCTTCGGTTGGTACTACCTGCTGGCGGCGACGCTGTACATCGTGTTCGTGGTGTTTATCGCCGCTTCGCGCTTCGGTTCGATCAAGCTCGGGCCGGAGCAGTCCAAGCCGGAGTTCAGCCTGATGAGCTGGGCGGCGATGCTGTTCGCCGCCGGCATCGGCATCGACCTGATGTTCTTCTCGGTCGCCGAGCCGGTGACCCAGTACATGATGCCGCCGGAAGGCGACGCGCAAACGCTGGAGGCCGCGCGCCAGGCGATGGTCTGGACGCTGTTCCACTACGGCCTGACCGGCTGGTCGATGTATGCGCTGATGGGCATCGCCCTCGGCTACTTCAGCTATCGCTACAATCTGCCGCTGACCATCCGCTCGGCGCTGTACCCGATCTTCGGTAAGCGCATCAATGGCCCGATCGGCCACAGCGTGGACATCGCCGCGGTGCTCGGCACCATCTTCGGCATCGCCACCACGCTGGGCATCGGCGTGGTGCAGCTCAACTACGGCCTCAAGGTGCTGTTCGAGATCCCGGAAAACCTGACGGTGCAGGGCTCGCTGATCCTGCTGTCGGTGATCATGGCCACCATCTCGGTCACCTCGGGCGTCAACAAGGGCATCCGCATCCTGTCCGAGCTGAACGTGCTGCTGGCGCTGGGCCTGATCCTGTTCGTGCTGTTCTTCGGCGACACCGAGTTCCTGCTCAATGCGCTGGTGCTCAACGTCGGCGATTACATCAACCGCTTTATGGGCATGACGCTCAACAGCTTCGCCTTCGATCGGCCGGTGGAGTGGATGAACAACTGGACGCTGTTCTTCTGGGCCTGGTGGGTGGCGTGGTCGCCGTTCGTCGGCCTGTTCCTGGCGCGCATCTCGCGCGGGCGCACCATTCGCCAGTTCGTGGTCGGCACGCTGATCATTCCGTTCGTGTTCACCCTGCTGTGGCTGTCAATCTTCGGCAACAGCGCGCTGTACCAGATCATTCACGGCAACGCCGAGTTTGCGCAGGAAGTGATGCAGTTCCCGGAGCGCGGCTTCTACAGCCTGCTGGCGCAATACCCCGGCTTCACCTTCAGCGCCTCGGTGGCCACCATCACCGGCCTGTTGTTCTACGTCACCTCGGCGGACTCCGGCTCGCTGGTGCTGGGCAACTTCACCTCGCGCCTGGCCGACATCAATAATGATGCGCCAAACTGGCTGCGGATTTTCTGGTCGGTGGCCATCGGCCTGCTGACCATCGGCATGCTGATGACCGATGGCGTGCCGGCGCTGCAGAAAACCACGGTGATCATGGGCCTGCCGTTCAGCTTCGTGATCTTCTTCGTGATGGCCGGGCTGTATAAATCGCTGCGGGTGGAAGACTACCGCAAGGCTAGCGCGCTCAGCACCCTGGCGCCGGTGCCGGTCTCCAGCCACGACGTGCTCAACTGGAAACAGCGCCTGTCGCGGGTGATGAACTACCCGGGCACCCAGTACACGCAGAAAATGTTGGATAAAGTCTGCCGCCCGGCAATGCAGGACGTGGCGCGCGAGCTGGAGCTGCGCGGCGCGAAAGTGGAGTTCAGTGAAGTGCCGCCGACCGAAGACGAGCGCCTGAACCACCTGGAGCTGCTGGTGCACCTGGGCGAGGAACAGAACTTCATCTATCAGATCTGGCCGATGCGCTACTCGGTGCCGGGCTTCACCTACCGCGCCCGCTCCGGCAAGTCGCACTACTACCGGCTGGAAACCTTCCTGATGGAAGGCACCCAGGGCAACGACCTGATGGACTACAGCAAGGAACAGGTGATTGGCGATATCCTCGACCAGTACGAGAAGCACCTGAACTTCCTGCACATTCATCGCGAAGCGCCGGGGGGCACCCTGACCTTCCCGGATATGTGA